The Candidatus Poribacteria bacterium DNA segment ACCGGAGTATATCGGCTCTGTAGACCTCAATCTCCTCGTCGGAAAGCACATCTGGGATGACGATGCATCCCTGTTCGTCCAATTGCTTCTTTTCCGCCTCGGTGATACCCATTTTGCATTCTCCTTCAATAGGTGAGACTAAGCATGACTGGATTTACGCCGCGAAGGGTTTCAGACACTCATCATAGACGTTGAACCGTTCGCCTTCATGCTCTTCAGCATCGACAAGTTTCAGCCAAAGCGCGCTATCCTTCTTTTCGCCGCTCAGCTGTCGACGGCTACCGAGATTCGACGGATCCGCTCCGCTCCAAACAACTTCGCCACCTTGCATATAAATGAATTCATTACGATACCGATCAATGAGTTGCTTCTGGTTTTCGAGGTAAACCAGCCCTTGCTCACACGTCGTTCGTCGCCAGTTAGCGACCGTCTCCGCCGTATCCGTTTCGACAGAATCAAACTCCGCCAACGGTGCCTTGACTTCGCTCTCCCAATCGATCTCATCCAAGTTGACAGTGCCGTATCCACGCTGTGCGGCGATGAGGATATGGTTCCGATCGCGTTTGAAGGGCGGTGTGGGCCAATCGGACTGCGGATCGTGTCCCATCAGATGCATACCAACGGTGTCAGTGGAAATCGGGTGATCTCCGGCGATGAGTGCGTTGCAGATTCTGCCTTCGCCACCCCATTCGCGTCCCCATTGCCCTGTCAATGCGTCAATGATATTGAGGCACGGTTTCGTGATGAGTGCCAAGTCGGGAAGCACGTAGGAGAGTCGGATGAGGTGATGGTAATAACTGCGTGTCCTGCCTTCCGGAAGCAG contains these protein-coding regions:
- a CDS encoding DUF362 domain-containing protein, with the translated sequence MQEKQFKVRAAHCDYRATEEEIYQTLRRITDPLTRAWKPIETAKKVVMKFNMMKPAERIIYFEGRRRELVDDAVCRAVLRLIKEHTTAQLVATDTNPYTHGHRMPPGFNYEYLLKEFDVQFVDSNLPPFKVYDVPDGGSMFDRYTLSGCFDDADAVVSVAKMKNHAFMGITLCTKNLFGLPPMLLPEGRTRSYYHHLIRLSYVLPDLALITKPCLNIIDALTGQWGREWGGEGRICNALIAGDHPISTDTVGMHLMGHDPQSDWPTPPFKRDRNHILIAAQRGYGTVNLDEIDWESEVKAPLAEFDSVETDTAETVANWRRTTCEQGLVYLENQKQLIDRYRNEFIYMQGGEVVWSGADPSNLGSRRQLSGEKKDSALWLKLVDAEEHEGERFNVYDECLKPFAA